In a single window of the Littorina saxatilis isolate snail1 linkage group LG3, US_GU_Lsax_2.0, whole genome shotgun sequence genome:
- the LOC138961949 gene encoding uncharacterized protein has translation MKFFAVLVLACVVAATVAVKTCYTNRGESVIQFNNRNQDVFFPCKYWALRRQQCGKYLITLSPGNRWIYPKYQLDTLWLGVENKDSGDFWEGRTTNKIAVKFFNSAGLKDLYNKKDGTSATSDLFEFGRDAGVGVFIKDKEDTFKVTFTPWDPSNRKDFPNSEWKFECFDDNAVLNSYPAQICGGDVKREVLTRTKDVFDLPDRFRMDVIYFDTLTNADIVHTNPKCSNATDILVNTCQTDAQRMFVINNCKTILHSQRHTECVTNYNCDPMDVFNACVMWGCSGTGFDPAETEMCHEVAEGIDFCPVFAQSGNLTDRVMSTKCYKDFLVMTDPATA, from the exons CTGTGGCTGTGAAGACGTGCTACACCAACCGTGGAGAGAGCGTCATCCAGTTCAACAACCGTAACCAGGACGTCTTCTTCCCTTGCAAGTACTGGGCCCTCAGGCGCCAACAGTGCGGCAAGTACCTGATTACCCTGAGTCCCGGCAACCGCTGGATCTACCCCAAGTACCAGCTGGACACCCTCTGGCTGGGAGTGGAGAACAAGGACAGTGGAGACTTCTGGGAAGGAAGAACTACTAACAAGATCGCTGTCAAG TTCTTCAACTCTGCGGGTTTGAAAGACCTGTACAACAAGAAGGACGGGACCTCCGCCACCTCTGACCTCTTCGAGTTCGGCAGAGACGCTGGTGTGGGTGTCTTCATCAAGGACAAAGAGGACACTTTCAAGGTGACCTTCACCCCATGGGATCCTAGCAACAGGAAGGATTTCCCCAACTCCGAATGGAAGTTTGAGTGTTTTGATGACAACGCTGTTCTGAACAGTTACCCTGCTCAGATTTGCG GCGGTGACGTGAAAAGGGAGGTTCTGACCAGAACCAAGGATGTGTTTGACCTCCCGGACAGATTCAGGATGGACGTCATCTACTTCGACACCTTGACCAACGCTGACATTGTTCACAC CAACCCCAAGTGTAGCAACGCCACAGATATCCTGGTGAACACTTGTCAGACTGACGCTCAGAGAATGTTTGTGATCAACAATTGTAAGACGATCCTTCACAGTCAGAGACACACCGAGTGCGTCACCAACTACAACTGTGACCCCATGGATGTCTTCAAC GCGTGCGTTATGTGGGGCTGCTCGGGCACAGGGTTCGACCCCGCCGAAACAGAGATGTGCCACGAGGTGGCCGAGGGCATTGACTTCTGTCCGGTGTTTGCCCAGTCTGGAAACCTGACAGACCGCGTGATGTCCACCAAGTGCTACAAGGACTTCCTCGTCATGACGGACCCTGCTACCGCATAA